A genomic stretch from Prochlorococcus marinus str. MIT 9312 includes:
- the gyrB gene encoding DNA topoisomerase (ATP-hydrolyzing) subunit B, producing MSEDKRSNKISNEYGAEQIQVLEGLEPVRKRPGMYIGSTGPRGLHHLVYEVVDNSVDEALAGHCDHIEIVLQSDGSALISDNGRGIPTDIHPRTGKSALETVLTVLHAGGKFGSGGYKVSGGLHGVGISVVNALSEWVNVTVYRDGSEFNQRFEKGVSQNVLQSKKQTKKPFKKGTTICFKPDKTIFSGGIEFEYALLSSRLRELAYLNGGVKIVFRDERNKLSDGSFKEEIYLYQGGIKEYVQYMNAEKEAIHPDIIYVDSQKENVYVEAALQWCSDVYSDNILGFANNIRTIDGGTHIEGLKTVLTRTFNNLAKKRGKRKDIEKNLAGENIREGLTVVLSVKVPDPEFEGQTKTKLGNTEVRGIVDSLIGEALTKFMEFNPGILDLVLEKAIQSFNAAEAARRARELVRRKSVLESSTLPGKLADCSSRDPAESEIYIVEGDSAGGSAKQGRDRKFQAILPLRGKILNIEKTDDTKIYKNTEIQSLITALGLGIKGEEFDVSSLRYHRVVIMTDADVDGAHIRTLLLTFFYRYQRELVEKGYIYIACPPLYKVERGKNHKYCYNENQLKDTIGSFGENANYNIQRFKGLGEMMPKQLWDTTMNPQTRMMKRVEIEDALEADRIFNILMGDKVAPRREFIETHSSKLDMATLDI from the coding sequence ATGAGTGAGGACAAAAGATCTAATAAAATCTCAAATGAATATGGTGCGGAACAGATTCAGGTCTTAGAGGGATTAGAGCCAGTTCGTAAACGTCCTGGCATGTATATAGGTTCTACAGGTCCTAGAGGTTTGCATCATTTAGTATATGAAGTCGTTGATAATTCAGTTGATGAAGCACTTGCAGGTCATTGTGATCATATAGAAATAGTTCTTCAATCAGATGGATCAGCTTTAATTTCTGATAATGGACGAGGTATCCCAACAGATATTCATCCAAGGACGGGTAAAAGTGCCTTAGAAACTGTACTGACTGTTCTTCATGCGGGAGGTAAATTCGGAAGTGGTGGCTATAAAGTTTCAGGCGGATTGCATGGAGTAGGAATCTCTGTAGTTAATGCTTTAAGCGAATGGGTTAATGTGACTGTTTATAGAGATGGTAGTGAGTTTAATCAAAGATTTGAAAAAGGTGTATCGCAGAATGTATTGCAAAGTAAAAAGCAGACTAAAAAACCTTTTAAAAAAGGAACCACTATTTGTTTTAAACCTGATAAAACGATTTTTTCTGGAGGAATCGAATTCGAATATGCTCTTCTCTCATCAAGATTAAGAGAACTTGCTTATCTTAATGGCGGTGTAAAAATTGTTTTTAGAGATGAGAGAAATAAATTGTCAGATGGTTCTTTTAAAGAAGAAATTTACTTATATCAAGGAGGCATTAAAGAATATGTTCAATACATGAATGCGGAAAAAGAGGCCATTCATCCTGACATAATTTATGTTGACTCACAAAAAGAAAACGTTTACGTAGAAGCAGCTTTGCAATGGTGTTCAGATGTATATTCAGATAATATTTTAGGTTTTGCAAATAATATTAGAACTATTGATGGAGGAACTCATATTGAAGGATTAAAGACAGTTTTGACAAGAACGTTCAATAATCTTGCAAAAAAAAGAGGTAAAAGAAAAGATATTGAAAAAAATTTAGCTGGCGAAAATATCAGAGAGGGCTTAACTGTAGTTTTATCCGTTAAAGTTCCAGATCCCGAATTTGAGGGACAAACAAAAACAAAATTAGGTAATACGGAAGTAAGAGGAATTGTTGATTCTCTTATTGGGGAGGCTCTTACAAAATTTATGGAATTTAATCCTGGAATTTTAGACTTGGTTCTTGAGAAAGCAATTCAATCATTCAATGCAGCAGAAGCTGCAAGAAGGGCTAGAGAATTAGTAAGAAGAAAAAGTGTTCTTGAAAGCTCAACTTTGCCAGGTAAATTAGCAGATTGTAGTTCTAGAGATCCCGCAGAATCTGAAATTTATATCGTTGAGGGAGATTCTGCTGGAGGTTCCGCAAAACAAGGCAGAGATAGAAAATTTCAGGCTATTTTGCCTCTTAGGGGTAAAATTCTAAATATCGAAAAAACTGACGATACAAAAATATATAAAAATACAGAAATTCAGTCTTTAATAACAGCTTTAGGATTAGGAATAAAAGGAGAGGAGTTCGACGTGAGCTCTTTGAGATATCACAGAGTTGTAATTATGACGGATGCTGATGTTGACGGTGCTCATATAAGAACCTTATTATTGACATTTTTTTATAGATATCAAAGAGAACTTGTTGAAAAGGGATATATATATATTGCTTGTCCTCCCCTCTACAAGGTTGAAAGAGGTAAGAATCATAAATACTGTTATAACGAGAATCAATTAAAGGATACAATTGGAAGCTTTGGAGAAAATGCAAATTACAATATCCAAAGATTTAAGGGATTAGGTGAGATGATGCCAAAACAATTGTGGGATACAACTATGAATCCTCAAACCAGGATGATGAAAAGGGTTGAAATTGAAGATGCACTTGAAGCTGACAGAATATTTAATATATTAATGGGAGATAAAGTTGCACCAAGAAGAGAATTTATTGAAACTCACAGTAGTAAATTAGATATGGCAACTTTAGATATATGA